One Haladaptatus sp. R4 DNA window includes the following coding sequences:
- a CDS encoding superoxide dismutase, producing the protein MATYELPELPYSYDALEPSIDAHIMELHHDKHHQGYVNGANAALDTLEAMRENDEWGDVKGVERNLAFNLAGHINHSVFWENMSPDGGGEPGGELADALDDQFGSFDEFKANFSAAAKGVEGSGWGMLLYDHVGEIPIVTMAENHQNQSPMATPLLVLDVWEHAYYLQYENNRGEYVDNFWDVVNWDDVEERYDEASSR; encoded by the coding sequence ATGGCAACGTACGAACTACCGGAATTGCCGTATAGCTACGACGCGCTCGAACCGAGTATCGATGCGCACATCATGGAACTGCACCACGACAAACACCATCAGGGCTACGTCAACGGTGCGAACGCGGCGCTCGACACGCTCGAAGCGATGCGGGAGAACGACGAGTGGGGGGACGTGAAAGGCGTCGAACGAAACCTCGCGTTCAACCTCGCGGGCCACATCAACCACTCCGTCTTCTGGGAGAACATGTCCCCGGACGGTGGGGGCGAACCGGGCGGCGAACTCGCCGATGCGCTGGACGACCAGTTCGGGTCGTTCGACGAGTTCAAGGCCAACTTCTCGGCGGCCGCGAAGGGCGTCGAAGGCTCCGGGTGGGGGATGTTGCTCTACGACCACGTCGGTGAAATCCCGATCGTGACCATGGCCGAGAACCACCAGAATCAGTCACCGATGGCAACGCCGCTGTTGGTACTCGACGTGTGGGAACACGCCTACTACCTCCAGTACGAGAACAACCGCGGCGAGTACGTGGACAACTTCTGGGACGTCGTCAACTGGGACGACGTAGAGGAGCGCTACGACGAAGCGAGCAGCAGGTGA
- a CDS encoding ATPase: protein MTILVAGSDRVDAGKTTFTVGLLAHQDAVGFKPRAGNDFWFDHDDAVRALSDGRLYGKDANRLADASAGNHAPEDVNPVHRLWRPAPGKGNGLLGQSRREFLVDRVGEGFVVNGTVSLPEEVHENLPLSDAVVVDSLKELNDQTERRYLPHLRALAERIRAEDRAVVESYSDIALPIRDLEFDAVAVVEPRRVRIYDGARYAKACEVADSSVHDGTMEKRVEDVVSLLDPAETMTLEPLAKEERNDPEKIASVYGDAYEALL from the coding sequence ATGACGATACTCGTCGCCGGAAGCGACCGCGTGGACGCCGGGAAGACGACGTTCACGGTCGGACTGCTCGCCCATCAGGACGCGGTCGGATTCAAACCCCGTGCGGGCAACGACTTCTGGTTCGACCACGACGACGCCGTGCGCGCCCTCTCGGACGGACGACTGTACGGCAAGGACGCCAATCGACTGGCAGACGCGAGCGCCGGGAATCACGCACCGGAGGACGTGAATCCGGTGCACCGACTGTGGCGGCCCGCACCCGGCAAAGGAAACGGGTTGCTCGGACAGTCCCGACGCGAGTTCCTCGTGGACCGCGTCGGCGAGGGGTTCGTCGTCAACGGAACGGTCTCGCTCCCCGAAGAAGTACACGAGAACCTCCCGCTCTCGGATGCCGTCGTCGTGGATTCCCTGAAGGAGTTGAACGACCAGACCGAGCGGCGCTATCTCCCACACCTTCGGGCACTGGCCGAACGGATTCGAGCGGAAGACCGGGCGGTCGTGGAATCCTACAGCGACATCGCCCTGCCGATACGGGATCTCGAATTCGACGCTGTCGCCGTGGTCGAACCGCGGCGCGTCCGAATCTACGACGGCGCACGCTACGCGAAGGCCTGCGAAGTCGCGGACAGCAGCGTCCACGACGGAACGATGGAGAAACGCGTGGAAGACGTCGTGAGCCTGCTCGACCCCGCCGAAACCATGACGCTCGAACCGCTGGCGAAAGAGGAGCGGAACGACCCCGAAAAAATCGCGTCAGTGTACGGGGATGCCTACGAGGCGCTTCTGTAA
- the sod gene encoding superoxide dismutase, producing MPEKSNAELPPLPYDYDALEPHISEQVLTWHHDTHHQGYVNGLNSAEETLAENRESGDYSSTAGALGNVTHNGCGHYLHTLFWENMDENGGGEPEGELADRIEEDFGSYEGWKGEFEAAASAAGGWALLVYDPVAKQLRNVKVDKHDQGALWGSHPILAVDVWEHSYYYDYGPDRGDFIDNFFEVVDWDNVAEQYDNVVSRYE from the coding sequence ATGCCAGAAAAATCGAACGCGGAACTACCACCGCTCCCGTACGACTACGACGCGCTGGAACCGCACATCTCCGAGCAGGTTCTCACGTGGCACCACGACACGCACCATCAGGGCTACGTAAACGGCCTCAACAGTGCCGAAGAGACCCTCGCGGAGAACCGCGAGTCCGGTGACTACTCCAGCACGGCGGGTGCGCTGGGTAACGTGACCCACAACGGCTGTGGTCACTACCTCCACACCCTCTTCTGGGAGAACATGGACGAGAACGGCGGCGGCGAACCCGAGGGCGAACTCGCCGACCGCATCGAGGAGGACTTCGGTTCCTACGAGGGATGGAAGGGCGAATTCGAGGCCGCCGCGAGCGCCGCAGGTGGCTGGGCACTCCTCGTCTACGACCCCGTCGCCAAACAGCTTCGCAACGTCAAAGTTGACAAGCACGACCAAGGCGCACTCTGGGGTAGCCACCCGATTCTCGCGGTGGACGTGTGGGAGCACTCCTACTACTACGACTACGGTCCGGACCGTGGCGACTTCATCGACAACTTCTTCGAAGTGGTCGACTGGGACAACGTCGCAGAACAGTACGACAACGTCGTGTCGCGCTACGAATAG
- a CDS encoding MBL fold metallo-hydrolase gives MIRNIATGVQAFTSNAFLVDGERTVLVDTGSNFDAVGRVQAEVDDLDAVIITHTHPDHVGNLEAVKDAFDVEAFGFDTDQPGVDIAIEDGNTVKIGDHDYLALHTPGHKEDHLCFYADSPKILFAGDLIFQNGGFGRTDLEEGDRRVLIESIDSVIDTVDEELAEMHVGHGPSVTTNPYQDVELASQAARMR, from the coding sequence ATGATTCGAAACATCGCAACGGGCGTGCAGGCGTTTACCAGCAACGCGTTCCTCGTGGACGGAGAGCGGACCGTCCTCGTGGATACCGGATCGAACTTCGATGCCGTGGGTCGAGTCCAAGCGGAAGTGGACGACCTCGATGCGGTCATCATCACGCACACCCATCCGGACCACGTCGGCAATCTAGAGGCCGTCAAGGACGCGTTCGACGTCGAAGCGTTCGGCTTCGACACGGACCAACCCGGGGTCGATATCGCCATCGAGGACGGGAACACGGTGAAAATCGGGGACCACGACTACCTCGCGCTCCACACGCCGGGACACAAGGAGGACCATCTCTGCTTCTACGCCGACTCCCCGAAAATCCTGTTCGCGGGCGACCTCATCTTCCAGAACGGCGGCTTCGGCCGGACGGACCTTGAAGAGGGTGACCGCCGAGTGCTCATCGAGAGCATCGATTCCGTCATCGACACGGTGGACGAGGAGTTGGCGGAGATGCACGTCGGCCACGGGCCGAGCGTGACGACGAATCCGTATCAGGACGTCGAATTGGCGTCGCAAGCGGCGCGGATGCGGTGA
- a CDS encoding DUF5827 family protein, which produces MPKPKDDFEELYPCDFYEPEELLDEELMYSVYEIARLLQGLDPDAELDVETEEILLDWAIPWVMRNSERLVVGEPPSDEEPGYYGLKE; this is translated from the coding sequence ATGCCGAAGCCAAAAGACGATTTCGAGGAGTTGTATCCGTGTGATTTCTACGAACCGGAAGAACTGCTCGACGAAGAGTTGATGTACTCGGTCTATGAAATCGCCCGCCTGCTTCAGGGTCTCGACCCCGACGCCGAACTCGACGTCGAAACCGAGGAGATACTGCTGGATTGGGCGATTCCGTGGGTGATGCGAAACTCCGAGCGCCTGGTCGTCGGCGAACCGCCGAGCGACGAGGAACCGGGGTACTACGGGCTAAAGGAATGA